Proteins encoded by one window of Kwoniella dendrophila CBS 6074 chromosome 9, complete sequence:
- a CDS encoding polyadenylate-binding protein, cytoplasmic and nuclear: MSTDATSPAPAAAKPAAPAAQSTPNAEAPAAAPAQQQPSASASLYVGELDSSVTEAMLFEIFNMIGPVASIRVCRDAVTRRSLGYAYVNYLNAADGERALEHLNYSLIKNRPCRIMWSQRDPALRKTGQGNIFIKNLDESIDNKALHDTFAAFGDILSCKVGTDETGKSRGFAFVHYSTGEAADAAIKAVNGMLLNDKKVFVGHHVGKKERLSKVEEQRSQFTNVYVKNVDPEVTDAEFEELVKPFGATISVALSRDDAGVNKGFGFVNYEDHEAARSAVDALNDKDFKGRKLYAGRAQSKVERESELKKSHEEKRMENEAKSAGVNLYVKNLDDDNEVSRGFGFVCFAAPEEATKAVSEMNGKMIGTKPLYVALAQRKDVRRQALESQIAQRSNMRMQYGPGGFGGMQGYMGQPVYGYPPMPGYGQPMPGMPPMRGGPMMGYPGGPQNAMQSRPRYAPGGQPMPSPYGGQPIPGAPYGVPPQYPVRPGGARIPAAPSANGPRAGAGGPSPVGAPQGLPRGAPQAQQAQASAPRLDAQSLARAGPAEQKQMLGEALYPLIFDSQPDLAGKITGMLLEMDNSELLHLVESPAALQDKVDEALRVLAEWGKGDAEKANGDAAEVKEEAKEEKAE; encoded by the exons ATGTCTACCGACGCTACCTCCCCAGCTCCCGCTGCTGCTAAGCCAGCCGCTCCAGCTGCTCAATCAACTCCCAACGCTGAAGCTCCCGCTGCTGCCCCTGCTCAGCAACAACCATCCGCTTCAGCCAGTCTTTACGTTGGTGAGCTTGACTCCAGTGTCACTGAGGCTATGCTCTTCGAAATCTTCAACATGATTGGCCCTGTAGCTTC CATCCGAGTCTGTCGAGACGCTGTCACTCGAAGATCTCTTGGTTATGCTTACGTTAACTACCTCAACGCCGCTGACGGTGAAAGGGCCCTTGAGCACCTCAACTATTCCCTCATCAAAAACCGACCTTGTAGAATCATGTGGTCTCAAAGAGATCCTGCTCTAAGAAAGACCGGTCAAGgaaacatcttcatcaaaaactTGGACGAAAGTATCGACAACAAA GCTCTTCACGACACTTTCGCCGCTTTCGGTGACATCCTTTCATGTAAAGTTGGTACCGATGAAACCGGTAAAAGTAGAGGATTTGC CTTTGTCCACTACTCCACTGGTGAGGCCGCTGATGCCGCCATCAAAGCTGTCAATGGAATGCTTCTTAACGATAAAAAAGTCTTCGTTGGTCATCACgttggaaagaaggaaagacTCTCAAAAGTCGAAGAACAAAGATCCCAATTCACCAATGTCTACGTCAAGAACGTTGATCCTGAAGTTACCGACGCCGAATTTGAAGAGCTCGTCAAACCTTTCGGTGCTACCATTTCAGTCGCTTTAAGTAGAGATGACGCTGGTGTCAACAAAGGTTTCGGTTTTGTCAATTATGAAGATCACGAAGCTGCCAGATCAGCCGTTGATGCTCTTAATGACAAAGACTTCAAAGGAAGAAAACTTTATGCCGGTAGAGCTCAAAGTAAAGTCGAAAGAGAAagtgaattgaaaaagagTCACgaagagaagagaatggAGAACGAAGCCAAATCAGCTGGTGTCAATCTTTACGTTAAGAACcttgatg ACGATAACGAAGTCTCAAGA GGTTTCGGTTTCGTCTGTTTCGCTGCTCCTGAAGAAGCTACCAAGGCCGTTTCTGAGATGAACGGTAAAATGATCGGTACCAAACCCCTTTACGTCGCTCTTGCTCAACGAAAAGATGTCAGAAGACAAGCTCTCGAATCTCAAATTGCTCAACGATCCAACATGCGAATGCAATACGGTCCCGGTGGTTTCGGTGGTATGCAAGGTTACATGGGTCAACCAGTTTACGGTTACCCACCTATGCCAGGATACGGTCAACCCATGCCAGGTATGCCTCCTATGCGAGGTGGTCCAATGATGGGTTACCCCGGTGGACCTCAAAATGCCATGCAATCAAGACCTAGATACGCTCCTGGTGGCCAACCCATGCCTTCTCCTTACGGCGGACAACCAATCCCCGGTGCTCCTTACGGTGTTCCTCCTCAATACCCAGTCAGACCAGGTGGTGCTAGAATTCCTGCTGCTCCATCCGCCAATGGTCCTCGAGCTGGTGCTGGTGGCCCTAGTCCCGTTGGTGCTCCTCAAGGTCTTCCTCGAGGCGCCCcacaagctcaacaagctcaagcttcaGCTCCTAGACTTGATGCTCAAAGTTTGGCCCGAGCTGGTCCTGcagaacaaaaacaaatgtTGGGTGAAGCCTTGTACCCATTGATCTTCGA TTCTCAACCCGATCTCGCCGGTAAAATCACTGGTATGTTACTTGAAATGGACAACTCCGAACTTTTACACCTTGTCGAATCACCTGCTGCTCTCCAAGACAAAGTCGATGAGGCTCTCCGAGTTCTCGCCGAATGGGGTAAAGGTGATGCCGAAAAGGCTAACGGAGATGCCGCCGAGGTCAAAGAAGAAGCCAAGGAAGAAAAGGCCGAGTAA